The window TGGCTTCCGCGGTCCCGGGCGGGATCTCGTAGGGCTCTGCCTCCATGCGGTGCCGGGTCGGGTCTTCCGCGGTGATGAGCCGGAAGGTTCCGGGACCCACGTGGAGGGTCAAGAACACGTGGGGGATCCCGCGGGCGGAGAGGCGTTCCAAGAGCTCCCGGGTGAAGTGCAGACCCGCGGTAGGCGCGGCGAGGGCCCCCGGGGACCGGGCATAGACCGTCTGGTACGCCTCCGGATCCCGGGGCTGCTCCCGGATGTAGGGGGGAAGCGGCACCTCCCCCCACCTCTGGATGGCCTCTACGGGGGAGACGTCTCCTTCCAGGGCAACCCGCCAGCTGCCTCCCTCCCCCCGCTCCAGGAGCTCCGCCCGAAGGTGTCCTTCCGCGAGGACCACCCGGGTTCCCCTCCGGACCCGGCGGGCCCGCACCAGGGCCTGCCATGTACCTTCCGTTTCTTGCCACACCAGAAGGATCTCCACCCGCCCGCCCGTGCCTTCCTTGTGGCCCCGCAGGCGGGCTGGGATCACCCGGGTGTCGTTGAGCACCAGGAGGTCCCCCGGGGCCAGGAGTTCCGGGAGGTCCCGGAAGATCCGGTGCGCGAGGGTCCCGGTGCGCCGGTCCAGCACCAGA is drawn from Armatimonadota bacterium and contains these coding sequences:
- the queA gene encoding tRNA preQ1(34) S-adenosylmethionine ribosyltransferase-isomerase QueA, with product MHLSDFEYELPPDRIAQQPAEPRDAARLLVLDRRTGTLAHRIFRDLPELLAPGDLLVLNDTRVIPARLRGHKEGTGGRVEILLVWQETEGTWQALVRARRVRRGTRVVLAEGHLRAELLERGEGGSWRVALEGDVSPVEAIQRWGEVPLPPYIREQPRDPEAYQTVYARSPGALAAPTAGLHFTRELLERLSARGIPHVFLTLHVGPGTFRLITAEDPTRHRMEAEPYEIPPGTAEAIREAKARRSRVVAVGTTVVRALETAAQSDGTVRAGGGWTDLYIYPGYRFRAVDALITNFHLPRSTPLVLVSAFAGRERVLEAYRKALVEGYRFGSFGDAMLIL